From one Nitrospira sp. MA-1 genomic stretch:
- a CDS encoding DEAD/DEAH box helicase, giving the protein MKFEKYPISDALKNNLARLGFVKTTDIQFKAMPSIMAGEDVLAIAQTGTGKTAAFAIPIINHIDKWKRSQRSDGIQCIVMVPTHELAMQIGEVFAQLAKQTKVKVFAMYGGVEQDPQIQTLQKGIDVLITTPGRLFDLISQGFVLLNRVQTLVLDEADHMLDLGFIGDIHAIKKKLPHQHQTLFFSATINAEIKKLAYSQVRSSAIRIQISPDNRVSKNVTHYVMFVEMDDKRFFLERFLTDNPESRVIVFVRTRVRAERVAKAMGRVGIATLTIHGEKDQHDRAAVMNAFKAGTCQVLIATDVSARGIDIPDVLYVLNYDLPDKAENYVHRVGRTGRGVKKGIAISFCSKEEKVRLEEIQVFLDQEIDVVKITKKDYAFTVTHPSGEPTLEELLKEIEEEEEEKRKKRKKIKPQKKKKKT; this is encoded by the coding sequence ATGAAGTTTGAGAAATATCCCATTTCAGATGCTTTAAAAAATAACCTGGCCCGACTCGGGTTTGTGAAAACAACGGACATCCAATTTAAAGCCATGCCCTCGATCATGGCGGGGGAAGATGTTCTGGCCATCGCCCAGACAGGAACGGGGAAAACGGCAGCATTTGCCATCCCGATCATTAATCACATTGACAAGTGGAAAAGGAGTCAACGCTCCGATGGTATCCAATGTATTGTCATGGTGCCGACACACGAACTGGCGATGCAGATTGGAGAGGTCTTTGCCCAGCTTGCCAAACAGACCAAGGTCAAGGTGTTTGCCATGTATGGCGGCGTTGAGCAGGATCCGCAGATACAAACACTTCAGAAAGGCATCGATGTGCTCATTACGACACCCGGCCGACTGTTTGATCTGATCAGTCAGGGATTTGTTCTGCTGAACCGAGTCCAAACCCTTGTGTTGGATGAAGCCGATCACATGCTGGATCTCGGATTTATTGGAGATATTCATGCGATCAAAAAAAAGCTGCCACACCAACATCAAACGCTTTTTTTCTCAGCAACCATTAATGCCGAGATCAAAAAACTGGCGTATTCTCAGGTGAGGAGTTCGGCTATCCGGATTCAAATCTCCCCGGACAATCGTGTCTCAAAAAATGTCACTCACTATGTGATGTTCGTTGAAATGGATGATAAACGGTTTTTCCTGGAGCGGTTCCTGACCGATAATCCTGAGAGCCGGGTGATCGTGTTTGTCCGGACGCGAGTGCGCGCTGAACGGGTCGCCAAGGCGATGGGTCGTGTCGGGATAGCCACGCTGACGATTCATGGGGAAAAGGATCAGCATGACCGGGCTGCGGTGATGAACGCCTTTAAAGCAGGGACCTGTCAGGTTTTAATCGCCACAGATGTCAGCGCACGCGGCATCGACATTCCGGATGTTCTTTATGTGCTGAACTATGACTTGCCGGATAAGGCAGAAAACTACGTGCATCGTGTCGGAAGAACCGGGCGGGGTGTCAAAAAGGGGATTGCGATATCGTTCTGCAGCAAAGAAGAAAAGGTACGACTTGAGGAGATTCAGGTGTTTTTAGATCAAGAGATCGATGTCGTCAAAATCACGAAAAAGGATTATGCCTTTACCGTGACACATCCCAGCGGGGAACCTACTTTGGAAGAGTTGCTCAAAGAAATAGAGGAGGAAGAGGAGGAGAAAAGGAAAAAAAGGAAAAAAATTAAACCGCAAAAGAAGAAGAAAAAGACCTAA
- a CDS encoding efflux RND transporter permease subunit, translated as MEPNPSTTPPHRESGPLAWMVHNRITPNLLMLTLLLGGLFMASQIKQEVFPEFEEDTVTITVPFPGASPEEVEQGVILAIEEGVRGLEGVNEIRATAGENQGTVIVELLANSNNQKVYQDIQQAISRIVTFPEDTEKPSVTLDTRRRDVLTLQLYGDVSEWTLREVAEQVRDRLLQEPGITQIDLEGARAYEIHVEVSQEDLRAYGLTLEDIAQTIRATALDRSGGSVETSSGEILLRVQERRDWASDFADIPIIANQTGTLLRLRDLAHVSEGFQESETYATFNGVPAIGIEIFRVGDQTPIGVSESVRAAMAHIVPDLPASIYYTILKDRSEIYYQRLTLLLKNGFLGLLLVLAILTLFLEYKLAFWVTVGIPTSFLGAMLFLPAMDVSINMVSLFAFIIALGIVVDDAIIAGENIYEYRQRGKSFSEAAILGARDIAIPISFSILTNIVAFLPLMFMPGSFGKIWAVIPVVVSIAFIISWVEALFVLPAHLAHSGTNPTGTIGRTLHHNQQRFSAWFSRFVERTYGPFLRRAITHRYLTIAIGFGIFAIVLAYPFSGRMGFILMPTVEADFAKATAALPFGSPPSEIIRIRDGLIRSVQDVIDLYPGQHIINGTFALVLENTIDVRAYLPDANHRPLSTSELTTLWREHTPNFTGVEYLRFEADSGGPGRGAGISVELSHRNIDMLDKASTDLAGRLAEFGSVKDIDDGYSQGKPQLDFRIKEEARSLGLTAGDIARQARNAFYGSEALRQQRGRNEIKVLVRFPESERSSEYHVENLVIRTPAGPHVPLYQVATVEKGRAFREITRRDGHRTVTVTANVQPTKETNLVLNKLKSDVLPALLRDYPGLSYSFEGRQADMRDALQSFLYSSTLALIIIYVLLAVPFRSYLQPAIVMTSIPFGLVGAVIGHMIMGYNISIISMMGIIALGGVVVNDSLIMIDYANTRRREGHHAFEAICQAGIRRFRPILLTTLTTFGGLGPMIFETSRQARFMIPMAISLGFGILFATAIMLVLIPCLYLVVEDVLGMFTVTANSPSPEKVQNEPEAIAAE; from the coding sequence ATGGAACCTAACCCTTCCACGACTCCCCCTCATCGGGAATCCGGCCCTCTGGCCTGGATGGTGCACAACCGGATTACGCCCAACCTGCTCATGTTGACGTTACTGCTTGGTGGACTGTTTATGGCCTCCCAAATCAAACAGGAGGTCTTTCCCGAGTTTGAAGAAGACACCGTTACCATTACGGTCCCCTTTCCCGGCGCAAGTCCCGAAGAAGTCGAACAAGGGGTGATTCTGGCGATTGAAGAAGGGGTTCGCGGACTTGAAGGGGTGAACGAGATCCGGGCCACCGCCGGTGAAAACCAGGGAACGGTCATCGTCGAACTCCTCGCCAACTCCAACAATCAAAAAGTGTATCAGGACATTCAGCAGGCGATCAGCCGCATCGTGACGTTTCCCGAGGATACGGAAAAGCCGAGTGTTACATTAGATACCCGCCGTCGCGACGTCCTGACGCTTCAGTTGTATGGTGACGTCTCGGAATGGACCCTTCGTGAGGTCGCCGAACAGGTTCGGGATCGTCTCTTACAAGAACCCGGCATTACCCAAATCGACCTTGAAGGCGCGCGAGCGTATGAAATTCATGTGGAGGTGTCTCAAGAGGACCTCCGGGCCTATGGACTCACCTTGGAGGACATCGCACAAACCATTCGCGCGACCGCGCTCGATCGATCGGGTGGAAGCGTGGAAACCTCCAGCGGAGAAATTTTGTTGCGCGTGCAGGAACGACGGGATTGGGCCTCGGACTTTGCCGACATCCCCATCATTGCCAACCAAACGGGAACGCTCTTACGTCTCAGGGATCTCGCGCACGTGTCGGAAGGATTCCAGGAAAGCGAAACGTATGCCACCTTTAACGGGGTACCCGCCATTGGCATCGAAATCTTTCGAGTGGGAGATCAAACCCCGATCGGTGTGTCGGAAAGTGTACGCGCCGCGATGGCCCATATTGTTCCTGATCTACCGGCCTCCATCTATTACACCATTCTCAAAGACCGGTCGGAAATCTATTATCAAAGGCTCACGCTTCTGCTGAAGAATGGATTTCTCGGGTTGTTGCTGGTCCTGGCCATTCTCACCCTGTTTCTGGAATATAAACTGGCGTTCTGGGTGACGGTAGGGATCCCGACCTCATTTCTGGGGGCCATGCTCTTCCTGCCGGCCATGGACGTGTCCATCAATATGGTGTCCCTCTTTGCGTTTATTATTGCGCTCGGGATTGTGGTGGATGACGCCATTATTGCCGGGGAAAACATTTATGAATACCGGCAACGCGGCAAATCCTTCAGCGAGGCGGCCATCCTGGGGGCGCGGGATATCGCCATTCCCATCAGCTTCAGCATTTTAACGAATATCGTGGCCTTCCTGCCGCTGATGTTCATGCCCGGATCCTTCGGAAAAATCTGGGCCGTGATTCCCGTGGTCGTCTCGATAGCCTTCATTATTTCCTGGGTCGAAGCGTTGTTCGTCCTTCCAGCCCATCTGGCGCATTCGGGCACCAATCCGACCGGCACTATCGGCAGGACCCTGCATCACAACCAACAACGGTTCAGTGCATGGTTTTCCCGATTTGTCGAACGGACCTATGGTCCGTTTCTTCGCCGGGCCATTACTCACCGCTATCTGACGATTGCCATTGGATTCGGGATTTTTGCCATTGTGCTGGCCTACCCATTCAGTGGACGCATGGGCTTTATTCTTATGCCCACCGTTGAAGCGGATTTTGCCAAGGCCACAGCCGCACTGCCTTTCGGAAGTCCTCCCAGTGAAATAATCCGGATCCGGGATGGGTTGATCCGTTCCGTGCAGGACGTGATCGACCTGTATCCGGGACAACATATTATCAACGGCACCTTTGCGCTGGTCCTGGAAAATACCATCGACGTTCGTGCGTATTTGCCGGATGCCAACCATCGTCCGCTCAGCACAAGCGAATTGACCACCCTCTGGCGGGAACATACTCCAAATTTCACGGGAGTGGAATACCTGCGGTTTGAAGCGGATAGCGGGGGACCGGGGCGCGGGGCCGGGATTAGTGTAGAACTCAGCCATCGGAATATTGACATGCTCGATAAGGCGAGCACCGATCTGGCCGGCCGTCTGGCTGAATTCGGAAGCGTCAAAGACATAGACGACGGGTATTCTCAAGGAAAACCCCAACTGGACTTCCGGATCAAAGAAGAGGCCCGCAGCCTCGGCCTCACCGCAGGGGATATCGCCAGACAAGCCCGCAACGCCTTTTACGGATCGGAAGCCCTTCGCCAGCAACGAGGGCGCAACGAGATCAAGGTGTTGGTGCGATTCCCCGAGTCGGAACGGTCAAGCGAATATCATGTGGAAAATCTGGTGATTCGAACGCCTGCCGGTCCGCACGTGCCGTTGTATCAGGTGGCGACGGTCGAAAAGGGCCGGGCGTTTCGGGAAATCACCCGTCGGGACGGACACCGTACCGTGACCGTCACCGCGAACGTCCAACCCACAAAGGAGACTAACCTTGTCCTGAATAAACTGAAAAGCGACGTGCTTCCGGCCTTGCTACGTGATTATCCCGGCCTGAGTTACAGCTTCGAAGGACGCCAGGCCGATATGCGAGATGCGCTTCAGAGTTTTCTCTATAGTTCGACACTGGCATTGATCATAATATATGTCTTGCTTGCCGTGCCGTTTCGTAGTTACCTGCAACCAGCCATTGTGATGACATCCATTCCGTTCGGGTTGGTTGGTGCGGTGATCGGCCACATGATTATGGGCTACAACATCAGCATCATCAGTATGATGGGGATCATTGCGCTTGGCGGAGTGGTGGTCAATGATTCGTTAATCATGATCGACTATGCCAATACCCGGAGGCGGGAAGGACATCATGCATTTGAGGCCATCTGCCAGGCCGGCATCCGCCGGTTCCGGCCCATTCTATTGACCACCCTTACAACCTTCGGCGGATTGGGTCCCATGATTTTCGAAACGTCCCGTCAGGCACGGTTCATGATTCCCATGGCCATTTCATTGGGATTTGGAATTCTTTTTGCCACCGCCATCATGCTCGTGCTCATTCCCTGTCTCTATCTGGTCGTAGAGGATGTGTTGGGCATGTTCACCGTTACTGCCAACTCGCCTTCCCCGGAAAAAGTTCAGAATGAACCGGAAGCCATCGCTGCGGAGTAA
- a CDS encoding efflux RND transporter periplasmic adaptor subunit, with amino-acid sequence MSSPSFSKKCLMVLKAVLPILILVLAGGIAFSIVKSAPQPERHPKPRQPRLVETIAIDVTKQTLTIEAWGQVQPVHQITLRSQVNGKIIAVNPELVPGGRFAAQETILRLEPADYVLAVRQRQSDLAKARVALRLEEGNQVVAKQEFDLLGATINDQEKSLVLRLPQLSAMKADVDAAAAALQSAKLSLSRTVIKAPFEATVVSRHIDLGTYVTTTSDLVTIAGTKEYWVELAVPMAQLRWITIPRTPDQPGSAVKLFQESVWGKDKFRTGRVVRLLTDLEPNGRMARLLVAIQDPLNLEERHAQLPRVLLGSYLRAEIQGQELTRLAKVDRRWIHDQDTVWLMNTDNTLAIRQVTIAYRGQHEVFISEGLETGDRLVVTDISAPTDGMPIRLNTSRSDTPVTPHGT; translated from the coding sequence ATGTCATCCCCATCCTTTTCCAAAAAATGCCTGATGGTCTTGAAGGCTGTACTGCCGATTCTGATCCTGGTGCTGGCCGGAGGCATCGCCTTTTCGATCGTCAAGAGCGCCCCACAGCCTGAACGTCATCCCAAGCCCAGACAACCCCGGCTGGTAGAAACGATTGCAATCGATGTGACCAAACAGACTCTGACAATAGAAGCTTGGGGACAAGTCCAACCTGTGCATCAAATCACGCTCCGGTCACAGGTGAACGGAAAAATCATCGCCGTCAACCCGGAACTCGTTCCCGGCGGTCGTTTCGCCGCACAGGAAACCATTCTTCGTTTGGAACCGGCAGATTATGTGCTGGCTGTCCGCCAGCGACAATCCGATCTGGCGAAAGCCCGCGTGGCACTTCGCCTCGAGGAGGGCAACCAGGTCGTCGCCAAACAAGAGTTCGATTTATTGGGTGCCACGATCAACGACCAGGAAAAATCCCTGGTCCTTCGTTTGCCGCAGCTAAGCGCGATGAAAGCCGACGTCGATGCCGCCGCGGCTGCCCTTCAATCCGCGAAGCTCTCGCTGTCCCGCACCGTCATCAAAGCCCCGTTTGAGGCAACCGTCGTTAGCCGTCACATTGATCTGGGAACCTATGTGACAACCACCTCGGATCTCGTAACGATTGCAGGAACGAAAGAATATTGGGTTGAGTTAGCGGTCCCCATGGCTCAGCTACGTTGGATCACGATTCCTCGCACACCTGATCAACCAGGGTCCGCCGTCAAACTCTTCCAGGAAAGTGTGTGGGGAAAAGACAAATTCCGGACGGGCCGGGTGGTCCGGTTGCTCACCGATCTTGAACCCAACGGGCGAATGGCCAGGCTTCTGGTGGCCATACAAGATCCGCTGAATCTTGAAGAACGGCATGCGCAGTTGCCTCGCGTGCTGCTCGGCTCGTATCTTCGCGCGGAAATTCAAGGGCAGGAACTCACCAGGCTGGCCAAAGTCGATCGTCGCTGGATCCATGACCAGGACACCGTGTGGCTAATGAACACAGACAATACGCTGGCCATTCGTCAGGTAACGATCGCTTATCGTGGCCAACATGAGGTCTTTATTTCAGAAGGCCTGGAAACGGGAGACCGCTTAGTAGTTACCGACATTTCCGCTCCCACTGATGGGATGCCCATTCGCTTGAATACCAGTCGTTCCGACACACCAGTGACTCCCCATGGAACCTAA
- a CDS encoding TolC family protein, with protein sequence MLITGCLFDPQPIELKIHPPDSFSRSGQHALPDKWWEAFEDEALDRLIERAMEDNPTLLATWDRLRQAEAIAVRDGAPRFPFLNGNSTASRSRSDLGTQTDRFAIGVSVAYELDLWGRVRAFGSAAQFDAQTSQADLTVAAITLSSQMAKTWYNLLEQRGQLALLEKQISTNEKVLQLVTLRFRQGVAAAADVLRQKQLVEQTRGNTKDVRAQIGTLTHQLAILLGKPPKSLVIPDDPVLIDLPPLPSTGLPGELIQRRPDVQATFYQVQAADARVAAAIAERFPRIDLAGSITTNLTPTLTSGAFAVAPGGLFANWLATVSAQIVAPIFNAGARAAQVDLSKAARSEVLHNYEFTVLQAFQEVENALIGETQQRAKTNSLEDQFHIATQVIERLRARYLNGATAYLDVLNALNSQQELEREILTARRTLIDFRVDLAKALAGGWPMTKPEIRGLTISNG encoded by the coding sequence ATGCTGATTACCGGTTGTCTGTTCGACCCACAACCCATTGAATTGAAAATCCATCCGCCCGATTCCTTTTCCCGTTCCGGCCAGCATGCGTTGCCGGACAAATGGTGGGAAGCGTTTGAAGACGAGGCCCTTGACCGGCTGATTGAACGCGCAATGGAAGACAATCCGACTCTGTTGGCCACCTGGGACCGCCTGCGGCAGGCGGAAGCCATCGCCGTGCGTGATGGAGCTCCCCGGTTTCCCTTCTTAAACGGAAACAGTACCGCCAGCCGGAGTCGCAGTGATTTAGGCACGCAGACCGATCGTTTCGCTATAGGAGTATCGGTGGCCTATGAGCTGGACCTGTGGGGACGGGTACGGGCTTTCGGAAGTGCGGCGCAATTTGATGCGCAGACCAGTCAGGCCGACCTCACGGTTGCCGCGATCACCTTATCAAGTCAGATGGCGAAAACCTGGTATAACCTGCTTGAACAGCGAGGCCAACTGGCTTTGCTGGAGAAACAGATCTCGACCAATGAGAAAGTTCTTCAATTGGTCACCTTGCGGTTCCGGCAGGGCGTGGCCGCTGCGGCCGACGTTCTGCGACAGAAACAGTTAGTGGAGCAAACGCGGGGAAACACCAAAGACGTCCGCGCGCAAATCGGCACGCTGACCCATCAACTCGCCATTCTTCTTGGGAAACCTCCCAAGTCTCTGGTTATCCCCGACGATCCTGTGCTGATTGACCTTCCCCCATTGCCGAGTACCGGCCTGCCGGGAGAGCTCATTCAACGGCGTCCTGATGTGCAGGCCACGTTTTATCAGGTACAAGCGGCCGATGCGCGTGTCGCGGCCGCCATTGCCGAACGTTTCCCGCGCATTGATCTTGCCGGGTCGATCACCACAAATCTCACCCCAACCCTGACCAGCGGAGCCTTTGCCGTTGCTCCGGGAGGACTGTTTGCCAATTGGTTGGCCACCGTATCAGCACAAATCGTCGCACCGATCTTTAATGCGGGGGCGCGGGCGGCGCAAGTCGATCTCTCCAAAGCCGCTCGGTCCGAAGTCCTTCACAACTACGAATTCACGGTACTTCAAGCCTTCCAGGAGGTCGAAAATGCCTTGATTGGTGAAACACAACAACGGGCAAAAACAAATAGTCTGGAAGATCAGTTCCACATCGCCACCCAGGTGATCGAACGCTTGCGAGCCCGTTATCTGAATGGTGCAACCGCCTACCTGGACGTACTCAATGCTCTGAATAGTCAACAGGAGCTTGAACGCGAGATCCTGACCGCCCGACGGACGCTCATCGATTTCCGCGTTGATCTGGCCAAGGCTCTGGCCGGTGGCTGGCCCATGACCAAACCTGAAATCCGGGGATTAACCATTTCCAACGGATAG
- a CDS encoding response regulator, giving the protein MDSSPHLLVVDDQPDIRNPLATYLTQKGFRLSAAGSAAEARKTLENSAIDLVVLDIMMPGEDGLSLCRHLRETRDIPIILLTAMAEETDRVIGLEMGADDYLVKPFNPRELLARIKSVLRRANSLPWKERGIAEKPIRFDRWVLQVSQRELIGEDGVAIPLSTGEFVLLTVFLNHPHMVLTRDQLLDLTRHRTGDVFDRSIDNQVSRLRKKIEIDPKLPSLIKTVWGGGYTFTAEVSFQ; this is encoded by the coding sequence ATGGATTCTTCGCCGCATCTCCTTGTTGTTGATGATCAGCCGGATATTCGCAATCCGCTCGCCACCTATCTCACGCAAAAAGGCTTTCGACTGAGTGCGGCCGGAAGCGCGGCTGAAGCTCGAAAAACTCTCGAAAACAGCGCCATTGATCTCGTTGTCCTGGATATCATGATGCCGGGGGAAGACGGTCTCTCTCTCTGCCGTCATTTACGCGAAACAAGGGATATTCCCATTATTTTGCTCACCGCCATGGCGGAAGAAACGGACCGTGTGATCGGGTTGGAAATGGGCGCGGATGATTATCTGGTGAAACCTTTTAATCCCAGGGAATTGTTGGCACGAATCAAGTCCGTGCTTCGGCGTGCGAATAGTCTGCCATGGAAGGAACGGGGAATAGCCGAAAAACCCATTCGATTCGACCGATGGGTCTTACAGGTTTCGCAACGAGAGCTCATCGGAGAAGATGGCGTGGCCATTCCGCTCAGCACCGGGGAATTCGTGCTGTTGACGGTGTTTCTGAATCATCCACACATGGTGTTGACCCGTGATCAATTGCTGGATCTCACCCGGCATCGCACCGGCGATGTGTTTGATCGCAGTATCGACAATCAGGTCAGCCGGTTGCGAAAAAAAATTGAAATCGATCCCAAGCTGCCCTCCTTGATTAAAACGGTGTGGGGCGGCGGTTACACGTTCACGGCTGAGGTCTCCTTTCAATGA
- a CDS encoding ATP-binding protein, translated as MPVFRRWWPQRLTSQMIALLLVALVIAQVANFLIFTDERRAAIRSIERTQILERTASLIDLIAHSPSGLHNRMVQAASSRKLYYWLSDTSQIPQGLQQGDHEWISRLKDLLNKKDVSELRFMLPQQDGLWKKTIGEAPEDIRRSILQSEKSGSSFPLPLSELDAPGLLISARLQDGRWLNVGMGITPSLGRWALPTLISMVFTGGSICLIVVFMVQRLTRPLQQLTEVAERVGRGESITPIPEDGPVDIQQMIRAFNRMYERLQRFVQDRTRMLAAISHDLRSPITSLRLQVELMKDQEARAKMMDTLDDMQRMTEATLAFARDEASTEVSRSVDLSALIDSLCQDLADMGMDVQFESAQKTPHTCRPLSLKRAIRNLIENAVSYGGRVEVTLRQHDTEFQIVIQDNGPGIPEQDFERVFQPFVRLEESRNKQTGGIGLGMAIARSIVRNHGGDISLANLPDGGLTVIIHLPESPLQQAEVQPNA; from the coding sequence ATGCCCGTTTTCCGACGGTGGTGGCCGCAACGGCTGACCAGCCAGATGATTGCCCTTCTGCTTGTGGCCCTCGTCATAGCCCAAGTGGCCAACTTTCTTATTTTTACCGATGAACGTCGTGCGGCTATTCGATCCATCGAGCGGACTCAAATTCTTGAGCGAACGGCTTCTCTGATCGATCTCATTGCACACAGTCCATCTGGTTTGCACAACCGTATGGTCCAAGCCGCCAGTTCACGAAAGTTGTACTACTGGTTGTCGGATACCAGTCAGATTCCTCAAGGTTTGCAACAGGGCGACCATGAGTGGATCAGCCGTCTCAAGGATTTGCTCAACAAGAAGGACGTATCTGAACTGCGGTTCATGCTTCCGCAACAGGACGGGTTATGGAAAAAGACCATAGGGGAGGCGCCGGAGGACATCCGGCGTTCCATTTTACAAAGTGAAAAATCCGGATCGTCCTTTCCTCTTCCGCTCTCGGAGCTTGATGCTCCCGGTCTGCTGATTTCCGCCCGTTTACAGGATGGCCGGTGGCTGAATGTCGGCATGGGGATCACCCCATCCCTGGGCCGGTGGGCTCTGCCCACACTGATTTCAATGGTGTTCACGGGGGGCAGTATCTGCCTGATTGTGGTGTTCATGGTGCAACGTCTCACCCGTCCGCTCCAACAACTTACAGAAGTCGCGGAGCGGGTTGGTCGCGGGGAATCCATCACGCCCATTCCGGAAGACGGTCCCGTCGATATTCAGCAGATGATCCGCGCGTTTAACCGCATGTACGAACGATTGCAACGGTTTGTTCAGGATCGCACGAGAATGCTGGCGGCCATCAGTCACGATTTACGCTCTCCCATTACCTCTCTTCGACTGCAAGTGGAATTGATGAAGGATCAGGAAGCAAGAGCCAAGATGATGGACACATTGGATGACATGCAACGGATGACCGAAGCCACCCTGGCCTTCGCCCGGGACGAGGCTTCGACGGAGGTATCCCGTTCGGTCGATCTCAGTGCCTTAATCGATAGTCTTTGTCAGGATCTGGCCGATATGGGCATGGATGTGCAATTCGAGAGCGCGCAGAAAACGCCGCACACCTGCCGCCCCCTCAGCCTCAAACGGGCCATTCGAAATCTCATTGAGAATGCCGTGAGCTATGGAGGACGGGTCGAGGTCACGCTTCGACAGCACGACACGGAATTTCAGATTGTGATTCAAGATAACGGTCCGGGAATCCCCGAGCAGGATTTTGAACGGGTTTTTCAGCCGTTTGTGCGGCTGGAGGAATCCCGCAATAAACAAACCGGAGGCATCGGTCTCGGCATGGCCATCGCCCGATCCATCGTTCGCAATCATGGCGGGGATATCAGTTTGGCTAACCTCCCGGACGGTGGCTTGACGGTGATCATTCACCTACCGGAATCTCCACTTCAACAGGCTGAAGTTCAACCAAACGCCTAA
- a CDS encoding glycosyltransferase, producing MRFAIVIPAFNCEAYIAETIYSAIGQAHGDLEVVVVDDGSTDHSLAEAQAIKDPRLRIISQENSGVMVARKVGFEACRANAVVFLDGDDRLRPDAITRYQQLFKARPQVGLLYGDRILIDHDGRSYGSRRGALLNPCPNGQVLRQLLTRNFISTIGQTCIRAECLEHSTALRLDLRRAADWVLYCEIAASHEFFYIGGEPVTEYRILPNSMARRLATAGNHTTDIEEVMPAIREIYAMPGVVNCFTPEELTRLRQTTEASAFAWKGQELLRSRQWRAARSCFLKAMRHSQCIDPRDLLCLALTYLRAFPPGSRRYIGLP from the coding sequence ATGCGTTTTGCCATCGTAATTCCGGCTTTCAACTGCGAAGCTTACATTGCCGAAACGATTTACAGTGCAATTGGGCAGGCCCACGGTGACCTGGAAGTCGTTGTGGTTGATGATGGCTCGACCGATCATTCCCTGGCCGAGGCTCAGGCGATCAAGGATCCTCGATTGCGCATCATATCCCAGGAAAACTCAGGAGTGATGGTCGCACGAAAAGTTGGATTTGAAGCCTGTCGCGCGAACGCCGTGGTGTTTCTGGATGGCGATGACCGGTTGCGGCCCGATGCGATTACCCGCTATCAACAACTGTTTAAGGCACGACCGCAAGTCGGTCTGCTCTATGGTGACCGGATATTGATTGACCACGACGGCAGGTCTTATGGTAGCCGCCGGGGTGCATTGCTCAATCCTTGTCCAAACGGACAGGTCCTGCGCCAGTTGTTGACTCGTAATTTCATTTCTACAATTGGTCAGACATGCATCCGCGCCGAGTGTTTGGAGCATTCAACGGCCCTACGCTTAGATCTCAGGAGGGCAGCCGACTGGGTTTTGTACTGCGAAATCGCGGCATCCCATGAATTTTTTTATATTGGCGGCGAGCCCGTAACCGAGTACCGCATCTTGCCGAACAGTATGGCGAGAAGGCTGGCAACAGCTGGCAACCACACGACGGACATTGAAGAAGTTATGCCCGCCATCCGAGAAATTTACGCTATGCCGGGTGTGGTCAATTGCTTCACACCGGAGGAGCTGACACGGCTGCGCCAAACGACTGAAGCAAGTGCGTTTGCATGGAAAGGGCAGGAATTGTTGCGGTCCCGCCAGTGGCGAGCGGCGCGCTCCTGTTTCCTTAAGGCTATGCGCCACTCGCAGTGCATCGATCCTCGTGACCTGCTTTGCTTAGCACTGACATACCTACGTGCCTTCCCGCCCGGTTCACGACGCTACATCGGGCTGCCGTGA